The genomic DNA GCACCTGGGACTGCTGCTGCTACCGGAACGAAGAAGCGAGAGGCGCTACCCACGAGTCGTAAAGATAAAGATGAGCAACTACGACAAGAAGTGGGTGAAGCGCCCCCGCCCTAACTGACCGGCATTGGGACTAGCGCGGGGCGCGTCCTTCAGGGGCGCTCGCAGCCGCAGCCGCACGCGTCGAAGAAGGGCGTCTCGCCCGGGGCGCAGACGAACAGGGTGAGCTTGCAGCTCTTCGGGTCGGTGGAGATGGAGCGCCGGCCTGGACCGCTGGCGCAACCGTGGCGCGAGTCCTCGGCCACCAGGGTGCGCTGCCCCCGCGACTCGCCCTCCGGCGAGAAGGCGCCACAGCCCGTGGAGAGGACCAAGGCGAGCACCGCCAGGGTGGAACCGGACCGCCTGACGATGCGCACCTGCCCGACCTCCTCCACGGCTCCGAGGCTCCCCGGTGCCCATGGGAAGGCCAATCTGGTGGTCGTCCCCGACAAGGGGGAAGCCCCGGAGGGCACGGCCTCAGGCGGAGGCGTGCGAGGGCGCACAGTTCCGGCGTCCACCGGTGGACAGCCGTCCATCACCTGGGCCGGCGGTCCCCGCGAACCCACGCCCTGCGGGCTGGACGGTCAGGACGACGTACCCTCGCGCGCCCAGGTGCCGGAGCGCCCGCCCGCCTTGTGCTCGAGTTGCACGGCGTCCAACACCATGCCCCGGTCCAGGCTCTTGCACATGTCGTAGACGGTGAGGGACGCCGCGCACGCCGCGGTGAGGGCCTCCATCTCCACGCCGGTGCGGTCCACCGTGCGCACCGTGACGCGCACCGTCAGCCCCTCCTCCACGGGGGACACGACGACCTCGACGCCGGACAACGCGATGGGGTGGCACAGGGGGATGAAGTCCGGGGTGCGCTTGGCGGCCATGATGCCCGCGAGCCTCGCGGCGGCGAGCACGTCGCCCTTCTCCACCGTCCCGGCGAGGATGCGCTCCCGGGTGGTCGCCTGCATGCGCAGCAGCGCGGTGGCCACCGCGACGCGCTCCGTCTTCGGCTTGTCGCCCACGTCCACCATCTTCACGGGCGCACCGCCTTCGCCACCGCCTGGAGCAGGTCGTCCGCCACGTCGTCCGGGTCCTCCAGGCCCACGGAGAC from Myxococcus stipitatus includes the following:
- the moaC gene encoding cyclic pyranopterin monophosphate synthase MoaC, yielding MKMVDVGDKPKTERVAVATALLRMQATTRERILAGTVEKGDVLAAARLAGIMAAKRTPDFIPLCHPIALSGVEVVVSPVEEGLTVRVTVRTVDRTGVEMEALTAACAASLTVYDMCKSLDRGMVLDAVQLEHKAGGRSGTWAREGTSS